A genomic segment from uncultured Marinifilum sp. encodes:
- a CDS encoding four helix bundle protein, translating into MHKFKDFIVWQKARKLVKMVYQLTAKLPNEEKFGLISQINRTVVSIPANIAEGSGKNTSIDFCRFLDIANGSSFELETLLILCVDLSYLSEKEIVLVQDLNQEIQKMIYSLKQKLSR; encoded by the coding sequence GTGCACAAGTTCAAAGATTTCATAGTTTGGCAAAAAGCAAGAAAATTGGTAAAAATGGTTTATCAGTTAACTGCAAAACTACCAAATGAAGAAAAATTTGGATTAATATCTCAGATAAACCGTACTGTAGTTTCCATCCCTGCTAATATAGCTGAAGGAAGTGGAAAGAATACTAGTATTGATTTTTGCAGATTTCTTGACATTGCAAATGGAAGTTCATTTGAATTAGAAACCTTGTTAATTTTATGTGTAGATTTATCTTATCTATCAGAAAAGGAAATAGTTTTAGTTCAAGATCTTAATCAGGAAATTCAGAAGATGATTTATTCTTTAAAGCAAAAATTAAGCAGATAA